The Trichoderma breve strain T069 chromosome 2, whole genome shotgun sequence DNA segment CGAGTTGTTAGCTTTCTTTCATATAAGCCTTGGTTAGTTGTATTGTTCATACCTTAGGCTAACGTTTGGTAAGAGTGGGCTCAAGCTCCCCATAGTATCCTTCCGCTCCGGTGGAGTATAAGTGACAGCACCAGTTGTTTCACTTAATCCCCAAACTTGATAAACAATGcctttgagcttcttgctggcCGACTCTTGTATTTCATAGCTCATcggcgctgcagcagccgTAGCATACTCAACGGTCTTGAATTGGTCCTTGACAGCTGGATGCTTTGCAATCGCCATGTATATAGGCGGtacagagaagaagaatgtcaGTTTAAGCTCCGCGAAATATCGAACGAAATCATCAAAGTTAAAACTTTGCATCCAATATATGACGGCTCCTTCGTAGACACAATTTATGAAGTAACTTTGCAAGCCAGCGATGTGAGCTGGGGGCAGATGGCCGAGCGTGGACCTGGGGAAAGACATGCCCATTTTGGACCATGATTCGCGGCCCATAGTGCTGGGAAGATAGCATTCAGAAACCATGTTCATGTGAGATATGAGGACGCCTATGACAGTTAAATATCCTTCCACTATCGCGAATATATATCCATCTTACCTTTTGGTAGCCCAGTAGTACCTGATGAGTACATAATGCATACCTTgctctcttcaagctctttcGGATCAGTAATTCGTCTCCAGTCCAGTGATCCTTTGAAGTCGCATGCCGCTGTGCCATCGGCGCTCACCAACTGGATCTCTGGGTATGACTTCAACACGAGAACATTTCTTTCAGGTAGTCCGGCATTGCGAGCAGCACTCAAAGCAACACCTTTCACATCTTCGCTGCATACAACGATCCTACCAGGTCCGTCTTTGATCTGTCTTGTTAAGTCTGACACCGTGGAGGAAGGCGACGCGGCTGAGTAAATGCCATCTGCAGCAAGCACAGCATAAAATATGCAAGCTAGCGCAGATTGCCCAGTAGATATCGTGACAACCACGTCTTTTTCAGACCCATCTTTCCCAATGCCGAATTGATGGCGAAGGAAGTAGGCGAATTGGCGCGTTAAATCGCGAGCGCGTGCCTTGGTGATGACATGAGAAGGGTATTTAGCCTCAGCAAATATCGGCGcgtcttcttttgcttgggaTTCTTCAAAATCTGAACAGAACGAGTGTCAGTTACTCAAACCGAGATGAGGGCTGTGGCGCTGTGAAGAGGTGGAAATGGCATCATGCGGAGTAACCATTGTTAGCATACCGAATAAGAGAGTAAGAAGATCCAGGTTTGGAACCTCCATCTGTCTTGGGTTTGAGTATATCATGATGAATGAGCTGGACAAAGTATATGGAAATACGTGTTTACGAATCAATTCGATCTAATCGCCTTCATACAAATACTAAGGTTGCAGAAGGGTGCGTCACTGTATACATGTACGTTGGACGCCGCAactcttccccttccttCGCTCAATCTTCCCAGCCGCCACTGTCTCACAAAAGCAAGCCGAGGCCCATGCAGCTGAAAAGCAGCGGCCAATTGATTTAATACACTTATCAAGGTATCTTTCTCCATGTATTGTACACTAAATGCGGAGTGTCGGATGCGGTTGGTCAAGCGCATGATCAACATCCTTGGCCCCTCATTGTCTCTTCTGCAAGTTGGACAAGCTACGCCCAATTCGCTATTCCAGTATGCAAAATAATCGAGGCTAAATGCATCTACAAGGGGCATGTCTGGGGAATTTACCCCAGTGAAGCGGGGAGCGGACACTTCAAAGCTGCCGTAACCGTAATGCCACCTGGAGATAGGGAGGTGATATTTTCCTCGTATTCTTACTTACCTGTATTTTGTCTCTTCAGTTCACTCCCAGGGATTTGAGACGAACAAAGTGACAAGGCAATCTTTGGACAAAGCCTTCCTCCACTCGTATATCCGACACTATCGCTACTAACCTGAGTCTAACAAGCCCCCTTGCCCCATTCTTCAGCCCGACGCAGCCCGATGCTATGAATTGATGTGTTCAAGCCATCGCTCATTTCAAGAAGCGCGGATCATCGAAGCCTTCATCAAGCAATCCTGCCAGCTCAATAACACGCCGCATGGGATATTGCTATCCAGATACATAATACAAAACTGGCCTTTTTACTCAGCGCTCTTTTATACTCCTTGGCTGGTAAGAAATTGAACCTGGAGGGCCAACGTCGATCAAATCCGCTCTTCAACTAGTCTTGCGCTAGCTCTTATATAAAGTGAACTATTGCGACAATTCCCATCCGAACCTGCTACAATGACTCCAAGTCATTAATCTTCCGTAGTATAGTGGTCAGTATGCAAGCTTGTCACGCTTGAGACCCGGGTTCAATTCCCGGCGGGAGAGCGCCACCCTTACAAagggttctttttttgtctatTTCACCTTTTATTTTTCGAGAAGATGAATcagtcttctttttttttctctcgtttATCCTAATAATAAACTGTCTCTATTTATGAAATCTGTTTAATCGCTATTGGGTATTTGTGCTCTCTAAAAGGATCCTATTCACATCATGCCGATCAATCgccaaagaaagaaaataactGCAGTCTTCAACCAATTCAAAGAATCAATTTTTCTCGCAccatctctttctcaatGCGCTTTCCCACTCCCCAAAGTTCTTCACCATGCCATCGATCCATAGGATTTCTCCAGTGTGTAAAAATTGATTCAGCGGCGGTATCGTAAACCACTCATGGTCACTGCGGCAAACAACATCGAGTTTCCGATCGCCAGTCTTGTTCCCAGGCTGCTTGATGATTCCATTCAAGCACTTCTCACAATAAGTGTCCACACAGAATTGGCACAGATAGAAGTTCTCAGACATGGAGATGTTGTTCAAGCATTGGGCGCATGCTTTGTTGACTGACTGGATATCCGGCAGCTTCGGCTCGACCCTTGTACGTACAGGAGAAGCCAACGGCGTGGTCATGGCAGCAGCTCGGTTGACCTTTCTCATAGATCGGGCCAGTGCTTGCGCATTTTCAGCGTCGTTGGCTGCGACAAAGATTTGCAGCAGGTTTTCTACCGCATATCGGTCGTTGCGCGGCTCATCATCGAGTAAAATGTCGAGGCTATTGATGACCAGGCTTCCCAACAACTGCCgggcctcgagctcctttTTGAGGAGACGATAGAACATTGCGAGGTATATAGATGCAATGTTGACATCGGAGCCGTATTTGTCCGCAGGAATATCCAAATTCtgatgcttgctttgcttctcttgGACCTGCTCTAATTTCTCCAGCCACTCCATGGCTTCGGGGGAGGTGAGGTCCGTCTGAAGGATCTTTTGCTTATATAGGGCAGACAGCTTTTGGAAAGAGGTTGCATGTCCGTGGCGCGTTGGAACATTACCGCGCGGTCTATATTCAATCAAAGAAATCTGCTCAAAAATAGCAATCGACTGATCGAGATCGCGATTGTACGCGCAAGTGTTCCCATATGCCAGACGCAGATAAAGAACACCCATCTGGTTGCGCGTAGTGTGAGCAAtctcaatggcaatctcATATTGGTGTAATATGAAATCTACCTCCCCAGTCTTACAAGCTGCTTTGGGAATCCATTCCATGGTAAGCGGCTTATCGCAATTTTCCAGGAATAGATCGGTTAGCAAGCTCGCCTCTTTCTCCTTGGTGGTCGTTTTCTTCGCCAATTCATgaagcagcttcatcatTTCAGAGTGCAGATTCTCAGTTGCTAACATCTCCAGATAAGCAATTTCAGCCTCAAAGTGTTCAGAAGCGTTCAAATTTGCAGCTGGCGAGCTGTCGATTGCTTTGCGGAAGTACTCAAGTGCAGGCTCTCTTTTCCCAGTCATGTAAGAGCAGCGTGCAATGAGCAGATAATCTTTGTACAGCCGCCATTTGCTGCTGGACAACGCATAGCCTTGCAACGCTCCATCTTGAAtgcttttctcttcaatctcagcaCACTTCAGAGCCTGAGCCAAAGCCTCGTCATATTGCCCATATTTGGACAGGCAGTAAGCAATGCGTCCGGCGGTTCCGACGCTGTTGTGATCTAATTCAAGGGCTTTGTTGTAATGAATCAGGGCATCACTATAGAGCCCCAGCATCAGATATGTACTTCCGAGTCGTCGGTGCCAATGCGCTGTTTCGGGATAATTGGCCCATTCGATGGCTTTCAACACTCTCTCCCTAATTGGCGTTCCGGACCAGCGACTCTGCGCTTGAGACCACGACCGTTCTTCGCTCATAAATGCCACATTTTGGACAATCTTGAAACAAAACAGTGTCGGGACATATTTGTAAAAGTCTGCACAAAGCCATTGCTTTGCATAAAATCGACCGATTGCTTGACATATTCCCAAATCCTCTTTG contains these protein-coding regions:
- a CDS encoding AMP-binding enzyme domain-containing protein, whose amino-acid sequence is MIYSNPRQMEVPNLDLLTLLFDFEESQAKEDAPIFAEAKYPSHVITKARARDLTRQFAYFLRHQFGIGKDGSEKDVVVTISTGQSALACIFYAVLAADGIYSAASPSSTVSDLTRQIKDGPGRIVVCSEDVKGVALSAARNAGLPERNVLVLKSYPEIQLVSADGTAACDFKGSLDWRRITDPKELEESKVCIMYSSGTTGLPKGVLISHMNMVSECYLPSTMGRESWSKMGMSFPRSTLGHLPPAHIAGLQSYFINCVYEGAVIYWMQSFNFDDFVRYFAELKLTFFFSVPPIYMAIAKHPAVKDQFKTVEYATAAAAPMSYEIQESASKKLKGIVYQVWGLSETTGAVTYTPPERKDTMGSLSPLLPNVSLRLVDENDNDVKEGEPGEALLKGPMVTKGYHNNPEANKSSFTADGWFRTGDILKMEGDVLYMVDRKKELIKYKGLQVAPAELEGVLTSHPSVADAAVIGTDREDTEVPTAYVALVPAAKGKVSESELIDYIKNKVADHKRLRGGVIFIDAIPRSPTGKILRKDLRALYNRQTKSKI